One window of the Silurus meridionalis isolate SWU-2019-XX chromosome 24, ASM1480568v1, whole genome shotgun sequence genome contains the following:
- the LOC124378673 gene encoding prolactin receptor-like isoform X2 translates to MLQLLLLLLYWWSHARASPEFSHTVAHDGGESGQDGPRPYIYYCRSPNMETFTCWWHPLDNSLQGDDNITYKLIYTLGKQPPAECPDYVTGGPNSCYFDTKHTVIWEVYCMNVTAYSRSGSFTSNEHCLDVAEIVEIDPPFNVTYTLMNKSKDEAGHTVLVSWQYPIAQHVQIGWITLIYELRYRAVSEPNNWKVKERLREPHLELLGLAVGGYEVQARCRSKNNHLWSKWSSPITIVIPSRHQPDHMLYSLVLLSTIIVIILLIIGLGVIPQGKRIKAFLLPPIPKPCIRGIDPMLLKYRCGPPVEDPCFRC, encoded by the exons ATGCTGCAGCTCCTGCTCCTCTTACTTTACTGGTGGAGCCATGCTAGAGCTTCCCCAGAGTTCTCACATACTGTAGCCCATGATGGAGGTGAATCAGGCCAAG ATGGCCCAAGGCCATACATATATTACTGCCGCTCTCCGAACATGGAAACCTTTACTTGCTGGTGGCATCCCCTTGACAACAGTCTCCAGGGTGATGACAACATCACATACAAGCTCATCTACACCCTTGG TAAACAACCTCCAGCAGAGTGTCCAGACTATGTAACCGGTGGACCAAACAGCTGTTACTTTGACACAAAGCACACAGTGATTTGGGAGGTGTACTGCATGAATGTAACGGCGTACAGCAGAAGTGGTTCCTTCACCTCCAACGAGCACTGTTTGGACGTGGCCGAAATTG TCGAGATCGATCCACCATTTAACGTCACATACACTTTAATGAACAAGAGCAAGGATGAAGCAGGTCACACCGTCCTGGTGTCCTGGCAGTATCCAATTGCCCAACATGTCCAAATCGGGTGGATTACACTCATCTACGAGCTACGTTACAGAGCTGTCTCCGAGCCCAATAACTGGAAG GTCAAGGAGCGGCTCCGTGAACCTCATCTGGAGCTCCTAGGTTTAGCAGTGGGGGGTTATGAGGTTCAAGCGCGCTGCCGCTCAAAAAACAACCACCTGTGGAGCAAATGGAGCTCCCCGATTACCATTGTCATTCCTTCCAGACACCAAcctg ATCACATGTTGTATTCTCTTGTGCTACTGTCGACTATTATAGTCATCATTTTGCTCATCATTGGACTTGGGGTCATTCCACAAGGCAAGAG GATAAAAGCTTTTCTGCTGCCGCCTATCCCCAAACCCTGCATCAGAGGAATCGATCCCATGCTTCTGAAG TACCGATGTGGACCCCCGGTTGAAGACCCATGTTTTAGATGCTGA
- the LOC124378673 gene encoding prolactin receptor-like isoform X1, which yields MLQLLLLLLYWWSHARASPEFSHTVAHDGGESGQDGPRPYIYYCRSPNMETFTCWWHPLDNSLQGDDNITYKLIYTLGKQPPAECPDYVTGGPNSCYFDTKHTVIWEVYCMNVTAYSRSGSFTSNEHCLDVAEIVEIDPPFNVTYTLMNKSKDEAGHTVLVSWQYPIAQHVQIGWITLIYELRYRAVSEPNNWKVKERLREPHLELLGLAVGGYEVQARCRSKNNHLWSKWSSPITIVIPSRHQPDHMLYSLVLLSTIIVIILLIIGLGVIPQGKRIKAFLLPPIPKPCIRGIDPMLLKKGKMDEINHHFSSLQATRNHTTVGSRCTKSA from the exons ATGCTGCAGCTCCTGCTCCTCTTACTTTACTGGTGGAGCCATGCTAGAGCTTCCCCAGAGTTCTCACATACTGTAGCCCATGATGGAGGTGAATCAGGCCAAG ATGGCCCAAGGCCATACATATATTACTGCCGCTCTCCGAACATGGAAACCTTTACTTGCTGGTGGCATCCCCTTGACAACAGTCTCCAGGGTGATGACAACATCACATACAAGCTCATCTACACCCTTGG TAAACAACCTCCAGCAGAGTGTCCAGACTATGTAACCGGTGGACCAAACAGCTGTTACTTTGACACAAAGCACACAGTGATTTGGGAGGTGTACTGCATGAATGTAACGGCGTACAGCAGAAGTGGTTCCTTCACCTCCAACGAGCACTGTTTGGACGTGGCCGAAATTG TCGAGATCGATCCACCATTTAACGTCACATACACTTTAATGAACAAGAGCAAGGATGAAGCAGGTCACACCGTCCTGGTGTCCTGGCAGTATCCAATTGCCCAACATGTCCAAATCGGGTGGATTACACTCATCTACGAGCTACGTTACAGAGCTGTCTCCGAGCCCAATAACTGGAAG GTCAAGGAGCGGCTCCGTGAACCTCATCTGGAGCTCCTAGGTTTAGCAGTGGGGGGTTATGAGGTTCAAGCGCGCTGCCGCTCAAAAAACAACCACCTGTGGAGCAAATGGAGCTCCCCGATTACCATTGTCATTCCTTCCAGACACCAAcctg ATCACATGTTGTATTCTCTTGTGCTACTGTCGACTATTATAGTCATCATTTTGCTCATCATTGGACTTGGGGTCATTCCACAAGGCAAGAG GATAAAAGCTTTTCTGCTGCCGCCTATCCCCAAACCCTGCATCAGAGGAATCGATCCCATGCTTCTGAAG AAAGGCAAGATGGATGAGATTAATCATCACTTTTCCTCCCTGCAAGCTACAAGGAATCACACTACTGTGGGGAGTCGTTGTACCAAGTCAGCATAG